The Pocillopora verrucosa isolate sample1 chromosome 2, ASM3666991v2, whole genome shotgun sequence genome has a segment encoding these proteins:
- the LOC131782520 gene encoding LON peptidase N-terminal domain and RING finger protein 3, producing MEKKIREPYDLRSREWKLSDKLHTDIRDLACKVTVKVPGAQSVAPIANKLVDFQRQIVAQERAVKGVDEREEKEFLCSLCGCFYIEPVTLNCGHTLCKTCIIPVGEISVSAVYCKLCGSKNYENNLLINVLVSQLIQKWFPDEYEREVKQLEEIVRREPQGNQQKIVESVSDVLNKSPKQVTALKLRSHAFFQMGLYKKALEDIDLACDLRPFLSSVFHQRGVVLMKVGDYHAASSSFSRALALDPMVDPRFRSELLTCLTHTLDSERADPRRKLLPGDHLGGLTRNSACQSPHTDKTNDHSLKHSFLQKGSSLKRPIEDTSDSCSLCSREWRSKYFKSSTELISNSTKLCEANAVRELEDLECKVCYNILYEPVTTTCGHTFCRTCLQRGLDYRSECPCCRRALNCGVERNTKVNVIIKETVKKFFADEYAEREKSFIEEKSRWKGVGVNEDIELPIFVCLLAFPSLKYPLYIFEPRYQLMIRRCVELGSRMFGMCAFSEDPDKEFSDYGTILRIENVSFLPDGRSIVETTAVRRFRVVSRSTTDGYNTAKIKWLEDEIPKSYSEDPDLQTMNVDCYRTLELWFTLMTPLQQTCVTNAIGSMPAIEELVPSSNGPSWLWWGLAAVPLKDKAKLIILSMTSLAERLQSLRRFLELLIGVRFEN from the exons ATGGAAAAGAAGATTCGTGAGCCATACGACCTTCGATCGAGAGAGTGGAAATTAAGCGACAAGCTACACACCGATATCAGAGATCTCGCATGTAAAGTGACGGTGAAAGTACCCGGCGCTCAATCAGTTGCACCTATTGCTAACAAGTTGGTGGACTTTCAAAGGCAAATCGTAGCGCAGGAAAGGGCTGTTAAAGGCGTGGACGAGAGAGAAGAGAAAGAATTTCTTTGTTCACTATGCGGATGTTTTTACATCGAGCCGGTTACGCTGAACTGTGGACATACGTTATGCAAGACATGTATTATTCCAGTCGGCGAAATTTCTGTGTCAGCTGTCTACTGTAAACTGTGCGGCtctaaaaattatgaaaataatctATTGATAAATGTCCTAGTCTCACAATTGATTCAAAAATGGTTCCCCGACGAGTATGAACGAGAAGTAAAGCAGTTAGAGGAAATCGTTCGGCGTGAACCACAGGGTAACCAGCAAAAAATCGTTGAAAGCGTGTCGGACGTCCTAAACAAGTCTCCAAAACAGGTGACGGCTTTAAAATTGCGGAGCCATGCCTTCTTTCAGATGGGGCTATACAAAAAGGCCCTGGAAGATATCGACCTTGCTTGTGATTTACGACCCTTTCTTTCGAGCGTTTTCCATCAGAGGGGAGTGGTGTTGATGAAAGTGGGAGACTACCACGCTGCTTCAAGTAGTTTTTCGCGCGCCTTAGCACTAGATCCTATGGTAGACCCGCGGTTTCGGTCAGAATTGCTCACCTGTCTGACCCATACGCTGGATTCTGAACGAGCTGACCCACGCAGAAAGCTTTTACCTGGTGACCATTTGGGAGGTTTAACCCGAAACAGTGCATGTCAGAGCCCTCACACAGACAAGACAAATGATCACTCTCTTAAAcacagttttcttcaaaaagGATCTTCCTTAAAGCGTCCTATTGAAGACACTTCTGATAGTTGTTCCCTCTGCTCTCGAGAATGGAGATCCAAGTATTTCAAATCTTCGACAGAGCTCATTTCGAATTCTACTAAACTTTGTGAGGCTAATGCCGTGAGGGAGCTTGAAGATCTGGAATGCAAAGTCTGTTATAACATTCTGTATGAGCCAGTCACTACAACCTGTGGACACACCTTCTGCAGAACATGCTTACAAAGAGGGCTCGATTACAGATCAGAATGCCCATGCTGTCGTCGTGCCCTTAACTGCGGAGTTGAAAGGAACACTAAAGTTAATGTGATCATTAAAGAGACTGTGAAGAAATTCTTTGCTGACGAATACGCTGAAAGAGAGAAGAGCTTCATAGAAGAAAAGTCACGTTGGAAggg AGTTGGTGTTAACGAAGATATAGAACTGCCTATATTTGTATGTCTGTTGGCTTTTCCAAGTCTTAAATACCCACTCTATATCTTTGAACCGCGATACCAGCTTATGATCCGTCGATGCGTGGAGCTAGGTTCCCGGATGTTCGGAATGTGTGCTTTTTCTGAGGACCCAGACAAGGAATTTTCTGATTACGGAACTATTTTGCGCATTGAAAATGTCAGTTTTCTGCCTGATGGCCGCTCCATCGTTGAAACTACGGCGGTGCGAAGATTTCGTGTTGTCTCCCGATCAACGACCGACGGTTATAACACAGCGAAAATAAAATGGCTCGAAGACGAAATTCCCAAATCATATTCTGAAGATCCAGACCTCCAGACGATGAACGTCGACTGCTATAGAACTTTAGAACTTTGGTTTACTCTTATGACACCGTTACAACAGACATGCGTAACAAACGCAATAGGCTCCATGCCAGCCATTGAGGAACTAGTACCCAGCTCTAACGGTCCATCCTGGCTGTGGTGGGGATTGGCGGCTGTCCCACTGAAAGATAAAGCTAAACTTATCATTCTGTCGATGACGTCACTGGCTGAGCGGCTTCAAAGTCTTCGCCGCTTTTTAGAACTCTTGATCGGGGTGAGATTCGAGAATTAG